A part of Tistrella mobilis genomic DNA contains:
- a CDS encoding DMT family transporter, whose protein sequence is MASDTPRAATDATIDRTTRRRAMAALVLTVTFWSFNFVVGRAVAGQIPPLTLSFLRWFFAFLLFSLIAWPHVLRDRSGLIRAWPKLLLMGLTSVAGYNTFVYLALERTTAINAVILNATMPIAIAVMAALAGVDRLGRNQLAGIVVSFCGVAYIVAGGDPMALLHLKIGAGDLWILGATLSWGVYSVALRFKPAWLHPFSLLWANMLIGMLALSPLALTEVLDGRLPVVSATTVAAIAYVAIFPSIIAYILWNGAVAKIGPNRAGLFMHLMPILTPVWSMLFLGERLGPHHLVGGIAILAGLVLTTRTPRAARG, encoded by the coding sequence GTGGCATCGGATACCCCCCGCGCCGCAACCGACGCCACGATCGATCGCACGACCCGCCGCCGCGCCATGGCGGCACTGGTGCTGACCGTCACCTTCTGGTCGTTCAACTTCGTGGTCGGCCGGGCGGTCGCCGGGCAGATCCCGCCGCTGACCCTGTCTTTCCTGCGCTGGTTCTTCGCCTTCCTGCTGTTCAGCCTGATCGCCTGGCCGCATGTCCTGCGCGACCGGTCGGGCCTGATCCGGGCCTGGCCCAAGCTGCTGCTGATGGGGCTGACCTCGGTCGCCGGCTACAACACTTTCGTCTATCTGGCGCTGGAGCGGACCACCGCGATCAACGCCGTCATCCTGAACGCCACCATGCCGATCGCGATCGCGGTGATGGCGGCGCTGGCCGGCGTCGACCGGCTGGGCCGCAACCAGCTGGCCGGGATCGTCGTCTCCTTCTGCGGCGTCGCCTATATCGTCGCCGGCGGCGACCCCATGGCGCTGCTGCATCTGAAGATCGGCGCGGGCGATCTGTGGATTCTGGGCGCCACGCTGTCCTGGGGCGTCTATTCGGTGGCGCTGCGCTTCAAGCCGGCCTGGCTGCACCCCTTTTCGCTGCTCTGGGCCAATATGCTGATCGGCATGCTGGCGCTCAGCCCGCTGGCGCTGACCGAAGTGCTCGACGGCCGCCTGCCGGTGGTCTCGGCGACCACGGTGGCGGCGATCGCCTATGTCGCGATCTTCCCCTCGATCATCGCCTATATCCTGTGGAACGGCGCGGTGGCGAAGATCGGCCCCAATCGCGCCGGGCTGTTCATGCATCTGATGCCGATCCTGACGCCGGTCTGGAGCATGCTGTTCCTGGGCGAAAGGCTGGGGCCCCATCATCTGGTCGGCGGCATCGCCATCCTGGCCGGGCTGGTGCTCACCACCAGGACACCCCGGGCCGCCCGCGGCTGA
- a CDS encoding ABCB family ABC transporter ATP-binding protein/permease — translation MSRGMRRGGGLPADLPPAPVERPQFAAARDLLPYLWPRGRTDMKMRVVFALLALVGAKAAMLTVPLFYKQAVDALGTGAGTAATAVTVPVMLILAYGVARLAGQALGDVRDAVFARVAQNATRAAGLDVFRHLHRLSLRFHLERRTGALARAIERGVQGIQFLLSTVLFSIVPTLIELCLVAVVLWRLYDWRFAAVTLATVGIYVAFTIRVSELRVVHRRVMNERDQEAGGRAMDSLLNYETVKYFGAETREAERYDRALAAYETAAVRAQLSLSGLNVGQGLIIASGLVAIMLLAASGIADGSMTIGDFVAVNAYLIQLYVPLNVLGFVYRQLRQSLTDMETMFSLAAVAPEVADRPDAPPLRVTGGEIRFEDVVFGYDPRRPILKGLRFTARAGSTVAIVGPSGAGKSTVSRLMFRFFDPGSGRILIDGQEIGAVAQESLRAAIGMVPQDPVLFNDTLGYNVAYGRPDATPDEIRTVLDRAALGPLLASLPDGLETRVGERGLKLSGGEKQRVAIARALLKDPPILIFDEATSALDTRTEAAIRDGLALAGRGRTMLVIAHRLSTIVDADLIVVMEDGRAVEQGRHDELVAAGGLYARLWAQQSAEPEAVERGSSEEAAS, via the coding sequence ATGAGCCGAGGCATGCGCCGCGGCGGGGGCCTGCCCGCCGATCTGCCGCCGGCACCGGTGGAGCGGCCGCAATTCGCCGCCGCCCGCGACCTGCTGCCCTATCTCTGGCCCCGCGGCCGCACCGACATGAAGATGCGGGTGGTGTTCGCTTTGCTGGCGCTGGTCGGTGCCAAGGCGGCGATGCTGACCGTGCCGCTGTTCTACAAGCAGGCGGTCGATGCGCTGGGCACCGGGGCCGGCACGGCCGCGACCGCGGTCACCGTGCCGGTGATGCTGATCCTGGCCTATGGCGTGGCGCGCCTGGCCGGCCAGGCGCTGGGCGATGTCCGCGATGCAGTCTTCGCCCGCGTCGCCCAGAACGCCACCCGCGCCGCCGGCCTCGACGTCTTCCGCCACCTGCATCGGCTAAGCCTGCGCTTCCATCTGGAGCGGCGCACCGGGGCGCTGGCGCGCGCCATCGAGCGCGGCGTCCAGGGCATCCAGTTCCTGCTGTCGACGGTGCTGTTCAGCATCGTGCCGACGCTGATCGAACTCTGCCTGGTCGCGGTGGTGCTCTGGCGGCTCTATGACTGGCGCTTCGCGGCGGTGACGCTCGCCACCGTCGGCATCTATGTCGCCTTCACCATCCGGGTCTCGGAGCTGCGCGTCGTTCATCGCCGGGTGATGAACGAACGCGACCAGGAAGCCGGCGGCCGGGCGATGGACAGCCTGCTCAACTATGAAACGGTGAAGTATTTCGGGGCCGAAACCCGCGAGGCGGAGCGCTATGACCGTGCGCTCGCCGCCTATGAAACCGCAGCGGTCCGCGCCCAGCTGTCGCTGTCCGGCCTCAATGTCGGCCAGGGGCTGATCATCGCCTCGGGGCTGGTCGCGATCATGCTGCTGGCGGCAAGCGGCATCGCCGACGGCAGCATGACCATCGGCGATTTCGTCGCGGTGAACGCCTATCTGATCCAGCTTTATGTGCCGCTCAACGTGCTGGGCTTCGTCTACCGGCAGCTGCGCCAGTCGCTGACCGATATGGAGACCATGTTCTCGCTGGCGGCGGTGGCGCCAGAGGTCGCCGATCGCCCGGACGCCCCGCCGCTTCGGGTCACCGGCGGCGAGATCCGGTTCGAAGACGTCGTCTTCGGCTACGATCCGCGCCGGCCGATCCTGAAGGGGTTGCGCTTCACCGCCCGCGCCGGCAGCACCGTCGCCATCGTCGGCCCTTCGGGCGCCGGCAAATCCACGGTCTCGCGGCTGATGTTCCGCTTCTTCGACCCCGGCTCCGGCCGGATCCTGATCGATGGCCAGGAGATCGGGGCGGTCGCCCAGGAAAGCCTGCGGGCCGCGATCGGCATGGTTCCGCAGGATCCCGTGCTGTTCAACGACACGCTGGGCTACAACGTCGCCTATGGCCGCCCCGATGCCACGCCCGACGAGATCCGCACCGTGCTCGACCGCGCGGCGCTGGGGCCCCTGCTCGCCAGCCTGCCCGACGGGCTGGAAACCCGGGTGGGCGAACGCGGGCTGAAGCTTTCAGGCGGAGAGAAGCAGCGGGTGGCGATCGCCCGCGCCCTGCTGAAAGATCCGCCGATCCTGATCTTCGACGAGGCGACATCGGCCCTCGACACCCGTACCGAGGCCGCGATCCGCGACGGGCTGGCGCTGGCCGGGCGCGGCCGCACCATGCTGGTCATCGCCCATCGCCTGTCGACCATCGTCGATGCCGATCTGATCGTGGTGATGGAAGACGGCCGGGCGGTCGAACAGGGCCGCCATGACGAGCTGGTCGCCGCTGGCGGGCTCTATGCCCGGCTTTGGGCGCAGCAGAGTGCCGAGCCCGAGGCGGTCGAGCGTGGATCATCGGAAGAGGCGGCATCATGA
- a CDS encoding molybdopterin-dependent oxidoreductase: protein MSDRSIEPGATGTHPTRWLMTHYGPYQASLDAAGRPQLAPDPADPAPTPLGLALAEVDHRLRIRRPAARRTWLAAVEAGRDPEGHGRGEAPFVELPWDEALDLAAAELARIHRDHGPTAIYGGSYGWGSAGWFHRARAQLHRLLAAAGGFTMGVGTYSHGAAERMIPHVLGLDFAAAGAAAPDWDEIATTTDILLSFGGIPLRNTQLDWGGIPDHRVGAALARALDRGLDMVTVAPMADDAAAAGRARWLRIRPGTDVALILALLHVLVSEGLIDRPALDRLTHGWPVLEAHILGRDGTPPKTPAWAAGITGIADAAIAALARNLAGRRAVIAMAWGVQRHQNGEMAVWAAHALAAALGQIGLPGGGVGIGYGAGGGFGLPQTGRRPGLIGALPNPNGMEVPVSRFADILLAPGATIDHDGRRITAPDIRLVWWAGGNPFHHHQDLNRLIRAWAVPRTIIVQDMVWTQAARRADLVLPATGPLERADIAGGLQGPTIIAADALVPPVAEARDDHAILAAIADRLGCRAAFDDGLDAEAWLARLWDRARNGAPNLPDLPDLPDLAGLRALGRIDPAPLPDAARQRAGRLVHFRADPEAGKLPTPSGRIELASDRIAAMGLPGHPCWQPPAEWAGSDLTARFPLHLLSPQPATRLHGQLDHAAPSLAAKHDGRERVMLHPDDAAARGIADGDCVMIWNDRGACLAAARLSTDIMPGVAALPTGAWYDPSPTLKDAAGRPVCRHGNPNLLTRDAGSSPIAQAPAAQTCLVDIRRVDPATAAAERPSPHEGPMFADRDTVTTVSPDTGPAA, encoded by the coding sequence GCCGCACCTGGCTTGCGGCGGTGGAAGCGGGCCGCGATCCGGAGGGGCATGGGCGCGGCGAGGCCCCCTTCGTGGAACTGCCCTGGGACGAGGCGCTGGATCTGGCCGCCGCGGAACTCGCCCGCATCCATCGCGACCACGGCCCCACCGCCATCTATGGCGGCAGCTATGGCTGGGGCTCCGCCGGCTGGTTCCACCGTGCCCGCGCCCAGCTGCACCGGCTGCTGGCCGCCGCCGGCGGCTTCACCATGGGGGTCGGCACCTATTCCCACGGCGCGGCCGAGCGGATGATCCCGCATGTTCTGGGGCTGGATTTCGCCGCCGCCGGCGCCGCCGCCCCCGACTGGGACGAGATCGCGACCACGACCGACATCCTGTTGAGCTTCGGCGGCATCCCGCTGCGCAACACCCAGCTCGACTGGGGCGGCATTCCCGACCACCGGGTGGGCGCCGCGCTGGCCCGCGCGCTCGATCGCGGCCTCGACATGGTCACCGTGGCGCCGATGGCCGATGATGCGGCCGCGGCCGGCCGGGCCCGATGGCTCCGCATCCGCCCCGGCACCGATGTCGCGCTGATCCTGGCCCTGCTGCATGTGCTGGTCAGCGAAGGGCTGATCGACCGGCCGGCCTTGGACCGGCTCACCCATGGCTGGCCGGTGCTGGAAGCCCATATCCTGGGCCGCGACGGCACGCCGCCCAAGACCCCGGCCTGGGCGGCCGGCATCACCGGCATCGCGGATGCCGCCATCGCCGCCCTTGCCCGGAATCTCGCCGGCCGCCGGGCGGTGATCGCCATGGCCTGGGGCGTGCAGCGCCACCAGAACGGCGAGATGGCGGTCTGGGCCGCCCATGCCCTGGCGGCGGCGCTGGGCCAGATCGGCCTGCCCGGCGGCGGGGTCGGCATCGGCTATGGCGCCGGCGGCGGCTTCGGCCTGCCCCAGACCGGGCGCCGGCCGGGGCTGATCGGGGCCTTGCCCAACCCCAACGGCATGGAGGTGCCGGTCTCGCGCTTCGCCGACATCCTGCTCGCCCCCGGCGCCACCATCGATCACGACGGCCGCCGGATCACCGCCCCCGATATCCGGCTGGTCTGGTGGGCAGGCGGCAACCCCTTCCACCATCATCAGGATCTGAACCGGCTGATCCGCGCCTGGGCGGTGCCGCGCACGATCATCGTGCAGGACATGGTCTGGACCCAGGCCGCCCGCCGCGCCGATCTGGTCCTGCCCGCCACCGGGCCGCTGGAACGCGCCGATATCGCGGGCGGCCTGCAGGGCCCCACGATCATCGCCGCCGATGCGCTGGTGCCGCCGGTGGCGGAGGCCCGCGACGATCACGCCATCCTGGCGGCCATCGCCGACCGGCTGGGCTGCCGGGCCGCCTTCGATGACGGGCTCGACGCCGAAGCCTGGCTCGCGCGGCTCTGGGATCGCGCCCGCAATGGCGCCCCCAACCTGCCCGATCTGCCCGACCTGCCCGATCTGGCCGGCCTGCGCGCCCTGGGGCGGATCGACCCCGCCCCCCTGCCCGATGCCGCCCGACAGCGCGCCGGCAGGCTTGTCCACTTCCGTGCCGACCCGGAGGCCGGGAAGCTGCCGACACCCTCGGGGCGCATCGAACTGGCGTCGGACAGGATCGCGGCCATGGGGCTTCCGGGCCATCCCTGCTGGCAGCCGCCGGCCGAATGGGCGGGCAGCGACCTCACCGCCCGTTTCCCCCTGCATCTGCTGTCGCCCCAGCCGGCGACGCGGCTGCACGGCCAGCTGGACCATGCCGCCCCGTCGCTTGCGGCCAAGCATGACGGGCGCGAGCGGGTGATGCTGCATCCCGATGATGCCGCCGCCCGCGGCATTGCCGATGGCGACTGCGTGATGATCTGGAATGATCGCGGTGCCTGCCTTGCCGCGGCCCGCCTTTCCACCGACATCATGCCCGGCGTGGCGGCCCTGCCGACCGGCGCCTGGTATGATCCCTCTCCCACCCTGAAGGATGCCGCCGGCCGGCCGGTCTGCCGCCACGGCAATCCCAACCTGCTCACCCGCGATGCCGGCTCTTCGCCGATCGCCCAGGCGCCGGCCGCCCAGACCTGTCTGGTCGACATCCGGCGCGTCGATCCGGCCACCGCCGCCGCGGAACGCCCCAGCCCCCATGAAGGCCCGATGTTCGCAGATCGAGACACCGTAACGACCGTCAGCCCCGACACCGGACCCGCCGCATGA
- a CDS encoding RSP_7527 family protein has protein sequence MAATKIAQVPSQDEIDALIREARQMRARAFAQSIENLFARIGRLFGGHQGTNGGLAAR, from the coding sequence ATGGCCGCCACCAAGATCGCCCAGGTCCCCTCTCAGGACGAAATCGACGCGCTGATCCGCGAAGCCCGCCAGATGCGCGCCCGCGCCTTCGCCCAGTCGATCGAAAACCTCTTCGCCCGCATCGGCCGCCTGTTCGGCGGTCACCAGGGCACCAATGGCGGCCTCGCCGCCCGCTGA